The following nucleotide sequence is from Candidatus Jordarchaeales archaeon.
CCGTATTTCAAGCTTGAAGCGGCACTTAAATACCGTGGTGAACACCCCTTCTTCCGTTCTATGGGCGAATACGCGTTCCAAAGGAAAATTAACGCAATTAAGAAGAGAGAGAAGAATATTAGGATGTCCATCGAGAAACTTGTCTGGGAGCGTCTTCGGCAGATAGAAGAGCGCAAAAAGCTCGGCATACCAACAATAGTTTTGACAGGCATGTATAACGCTGGAAAAACAGCGCTTTTTAATGCTATTTGTGGGTGCAATAAACCTGTCTCTGACGCACCTTTCACAACTCTCTCAAGTAAGTATTGGTTGAGTGAGGTTGAATCGCAAAAAATGTTCTTCGTGGACACTATAGGGTTCGTCATTGACTTAGACCCCTTAATCATAGATTCATTTAAGATAAACCTGCTTGACTTGAAATACGCTGATCTAGTGGTGCTCTTGTTAGCTTTAGATGACCCGCCAGAAATTATTAAACTCAAATTTAAGGAATCCCTAAAAATACTTAGCAGTATCGGCGTTGAAAGAAGTCGAATTGTCATAGCACTAAGTAAAGCAGACTTACTTGACGAAGAAAAACGTGAAGCGCTATCCTCACTTCTAACCCCAGCTTTAGATGGGTTCGCGTGGTGCTTTGTTTCAGCTAAAAAGAAAGAATATTCTTCGTTGCTCTCTATAATAACGAGGAAGCTTCAAGAACTCAGCGCATCGAAAGGTGGTCTTCACCAGCCGACTCAATATGTGCCTCCAATATCCACACCAAACCCCTCGTAAATTATAAATTCAATTTTAAAAGACTCTTTAACGAACCCTGGGTTGCTAAAT
It contains:
- a CDS encoding GTPase; amino-acid sequence: MLKTNPHDHVLFKIYLNELEKLAVSAGFQVVEKIVQTRIKPKTNFLIGRGKVNELKDLIKEKNIDYVIFYNSLSSKQKLSLSMELGCTVIDRYELTLIIFEKSAQDNVSKLQIEYAWLQKLAPYFKLEAALKYRGEHPFFRSMGEYAFQRKINAIKKREKNIRMSIEKLVWERLRQIEERKKLGIPTIVLTGMYNAGKTALFNAICGCNKPVSDAPFTTLSSKYWLSEVESQKMFFVDTIGFVIDLDPLIIDSFKINLLDLKYADLVVLLLALDDPPEIIKLKFKESLKILSSIGVERSRIVIALSKADLLDEEKREALSSLLTPALDGFAWCFVSAKKKEYSSLLSIITRKLQELSASKGGLHQPTQYVPPISTPNPS